A window of the Sphingobium sp. CAP-1 genome harbors these coding sequences:
- the rnd gene encoding ribonuclease D, translated as MQIHPLITDSKTLSDFCARIAKSPYIAVDTEFMRENSYWPELCLVQVADPHEAAAIDPKAPGLDMKPLLDLLVNNEDVLKVFHAGGQDIEIVHNLTGKTPHPMFDTQIAAMALGLGEQIGYGNLVDAWMGVQLDKGARFTDWARRPLDKRQIDYAIGDVTYLIQIFPKMLEELRKTGRGDWLDQEMERISDPSNYENDPSQAWQRVRIASKKPDVLGRLKALAAWREMEAQDKNLPRGRIVKDETLADIASHPPRNQEDLGKVRGLSATWRTNDIGARLMSALTKHAPLAKEEMPERDPKRPGLGKDGALVADLLKLLLKIRSRDINVAARLIARTDDIDALAAGVREGLSILEGWRYEQFGRDAVDLVEGRMAFAVRNGRLKMTRTE; from the coding sequence CCGCTGATTACCGACAGCAAGACTCTTTCCGATTTCTGCGCCCGCATCGCGAAATCCCCCTATATCGCCGTCGATACCGAGTTCATGCGGGAAAACAGCTATTGGCCCGAACTGTGCCTGGTGCAGGTCGCCGACCCGCATGAGGCCGCCGCGATCGATCCCAAGGCGCCCGGCCTCGACATGAAGCCCCTGCTCGACCTGCTGGTGAATAATGAGGATGTGCTGAAGGTCTTTCATGCCGGCGGGCAGGATATTGAGATCGTCCACAATCTGACCGGCAAGACGCCGCATCCCATGTTCGATACCCAGATCGCGGCGATGGCGCTGGGGCTGGGTGAGCAGATCGGCTACGGCAATCTGGTCGACGCCTGGATGGGGGTACAGTTGGACAAGGGCGCGCGCTTCACCGACTGGGCGCGCCGCCCGCTGGACAAGCGCCAGATCGACTATGCGATCGGCGATGTCACTTACCTGATCCAGATTTTCCCCAAGATGCTGGAAGAATTGCGCAAGACCGGCCGCGGCGACTGGCTGGATCAGGAGATGGAGCGGATCAGCGATCCGTCCAATTATGAAAATGATCCGTCGCAGGCGTGGCAGCGGGTGCGCATCGCCAGCAAGAAGCCCGACGTGCTGGGCCGGCTGAAAGCGCTGGCGGCGTGGCGCGAGATGGAGGCGCAGGACAAGAATCTGCCGCGCGGCCGCATCGTCAAGGATGAGACGCTGGCCGACATCGCCAGCCATCCGCCGCGTAATCAGGAGGATCTGGGCAAGGTGCGCGGCCTGTCCGCCACCTGGCGCACCAACGATATCGGCGCACGGCTGATGAGCGCGCTCACCAAACATGCGCCGCTGGCCAAGGAAGAAATGCCGGAGCGCGATCCAAAGCGGCCGGGGCTGGGCAAGGATGGCGCACTGGTTGCCGATCTGCTCAAACTGCTGCTCAAGATCCGTTCCCGCGACATCAATGTCGCGGCGCGGCTGATCGCGCGGACCGACGACATCGACGCGCTAGCGGCGGGCGTGCGCGAGGGACTCTCGATCCTGGAGGGCTGGCGCTATGAACAGTTCGGCCGGGACGCGGTCGATCTGGTCGAGGGGCGCATGGCCTTTGCGGTCAGGAATGGCCGGCTGAAGATGACGCGTACGGAGTGA
- a CDS encoding I78 family peptidase inhibitor has protein sequence MRRMAGLILLGLTACAGTPGPGPDAPPAVAGGPCRNDGLERFAGQKASAETGAEILQLSGATTLRWGAPGMAMTMDYRPDRVTVSYDAAMVIISARCG, from the coding sequence ATGCGGAGGATGGCGGGTCTGATACTGTTGGGTCTGACCGCCTGCGCGGGGACGCCGGGGCCGGGACCGGATGCGCCGCCCGCAGTTGCCGGGGGGCCATGCCGCAATGACGGTCTGGAGCGATTCGCCGGGCAGAAGGCCAGCGCGGAAACCGGCGCGGAAATCCTCCAACTATCGGGCGCGACGACGCTGCGCTGGGGCGCGCCGGGCATGGCGATGACGATGGACTATCGCCCCGACCGCGTAACCGTCAGCTATGACGCGGCGATGGTGATTATCTCGGCCCGGTGCGGATAG
- a CDS encoding nuclear transport factor 2 family protein, whose product MTASADLAIRMRRAAFNRALAEADLPAIGPLLALDVVMVTGTDSAVIAGRKAQLMAWKREFAAGTRMIYTRTPETILPSPVEPIALEHGHWEGVAGGIPQASGRYCAKWREVGGAWVIEAEIYLTLA is encoded by the coding sequence ATGACCGCCTCCGCAGATCTTGCCATCCGTATGCGCCGGGCCGCGTTCAACCGGGCGCTGGCGGAGGCGGACCTGCCCGCCATCGGGCCGTTGCTGGCGCTGGACGTGGTGATGGTGACGGGTACCGACAGCGCGGTGATCGCCGGGCGCAAGGCGCAACTCATGGCGTGGAAGCGCGAATTCGCGGCAGGCACGCGGATGATCTACACCCGCACGCCAGAGACGATCCTCCCCTCGCCGGTCGAACCGATCGCGCTGGAGCATGGCCATTGGGAGGGCGTGGCCGGCGGCATCCCGCAGGCGTCGGGCCGCTATTGCGCCAAATGGCGCGAGGTTGGCGGCGCGTGGGTGATCGAGGCGGAGATTTACCTGACGCTGGCCTGA
- a CDS encoding class I SAM-dependent methyltransferase, whose amino-acid sequence MELKTLIGEPWSDYGLLDSGDGRKLERYGRFRFIRPEPQAMWKPATTDWKADGEFIPGSDEDGGGRWYYERPVPAEGWPLHWREVTFQSSCTPFRHLGFFPDMAPIWDDLRATYADKPDAEVMNLFGYTGVGTLALSAGGARMVHVDASKKSVAQARANAALSGMEDRPVRWIVEDAAKFVAREVRRNRRYDGILLDPPKYGRGPDGEVWRLEEDLPGLIANCRALLDADSRFLFLTVYAVRMSALAIGELLRQAFADLPGQVEAGELAVREEARGIALPTAIWARWKR is encoded by the coding sequence TTGGAACTCAAGACCCTCATTGGCGAGCCATGGTCGGATTACGGCCTGCTCGACAGTGGCGACGGGCGCAAGCTGGAGCGCTATGGCCGCTTCCGCTTCATCCGCCCCGAACCGCAGGCGATGTGGAAGCCGGCGACGACCGACTGGAAGGCCGACGGCGAATTCATCCCCGGATCGGACGAGGATGGTGGCGGCCGCTGGTATTATGAGCGGCCGGTTCCGGCCGAAGGCTGGCCGCTGCACTGGCGCGAAGTCACTTTCCAGTCGAGCTGCACCCCCTTCCGCCATCTGGGTTTCTTCCCCGACATGGCGCCGATCTGGGACGATCTGCGCGCCACCTATGCCGACAAGCCGGATGCCGAGGTGATGAACCTGTTCGGCTATACCGGCGTCGGCACGCTGGCCCTGTCGGCCGGCGGCGCGCGTATGGTCCATGTCGATGCGTCGAAGAAATCGGTGGCGCAGGCCCGCGCCAACGCCGCGCTGTCGGGCATGGAGGATCGGCCGGTCCGCTGGATCGTCGAGGATGCCGCCAAATTCGTCGCCCGCGAAGTGCGCCGCAACCGCCGCTATGATGGCATATTGCTCGATCCGCCCAAATATGGCCGCGGCCCCGATGGCGAAGTCTGGCGGCTGGAGGAGGATCTGCCCGGCCTGATCGCCAATTGCCGCGCGCTGCTCGACGCCGACAGCCGCTTCCTGTTCCTGACCGTCTATGCCGTGCGCATGTCGGCGCTGGCGATCGGCGAATTGCTGCGTCAGGCGTTCGCCGACTTGCCGGGGCAGGTGGAAGCGGGCGAACTGGCGGTGCGCGAAGAGGCGCGCGGCATTGCCCTGCCGACCGCCATCTGGGCGCGCTGGAAGCGCTGA
- the thrC gene encoding threonine synthase → MQYQSTRGSAPALGFEDVTLAGLASDGGLYLPTSWPAFTADQIRALAGLSYVETAVRVMTPFVAGSLSEDELRELCVAAYGRFSHQAVTPLVQLDHQHWVLELFHGPTLAFKDVALQLLGQLFERFLSRRDDHLTIVGATSGDTGSAAIDAVAGRAKIDIFMLHPEGRVSDVQRRQMTTVLAPNVYNIAIDGSFDDAQALVKAMFNDADFKSRFNLSAVNSINWARLMAQVVYYFYSAVRLGAPDREVAFSVPTGNFGDVFAGYVAAQMGLPVAKLIVATNVNDILHRALADGDYSQGQVVPTATPSMDIQVSSNFERLLFDAGGRDGLALAEQMRGFEASRAMRLTNAQREGAARLFSSARIDADGMTMAMRWAYDAAGQVIDPHSAIGLAAAREAGVDASIPVVTLATAHPAKFRDAVERATGTRPPLPARVGDLFAREESYAKLPGTFEAITAYVAERATPRG, encoded by the coding sequence ATGCAATATCAGAGCACCAGGGGGAGCGCGCCCGCGCTCGGTTTCGAGGATGTGACGCTGGCCGGGCTGGCGTCCGATGGCGGCCTCTATCTGCCGACTAGCTGGCCGGCCTTCACCGCCGACCAGATTCGCGCCCTTGCCGGCCTTTCCTATGTCGAAACCGCCGTCCGGGTGATGACCCCGTTCGTCGCGGGATCGCTTAGCGAAGATGAACTGCGCGAACTGTGCGTCGCCGCCTATGGCCGCTTCAGCCATCAGGCCGTGACCCCGCTGGTCCAGCTCGATCATCAGCATTGGGTGCTGGAACTGTTCCATGGTCCCACGCTCGCCTTCAAGGATGTCGCGCTCCAGTTGCTCGGCCAGTTGTTCGAGCGCTTCCTGTCGCGCCGCGACGATCATCTGACCATTGTCGGCGCCACGTCGGGCGATACCGGATCGGCCGCCATCGACGCGGTGGCCGGCCGGGCGAAGATCGACATCTTCATGCTCCATCCCGAAGGCCGGGTGTCCGACGTGCAGCGCCGCCAGATGACCACGGTACTGGCCCCCAACGTCTACAACATCGCGATCGACGGCAGCTTTGACGATGCGCAGGCGCTGGTGAAGGCGATGTTCAACGACGCCGATTTCAAGAGCCGCTTCAACCTGTCCGCCGTCAACAGCATCAACTGGGCGCGGCTGATGGCGCAGGTCGTCTATTATTTCTATTCGGCCGTGCGTCTGGGCGCGCCGGATCGCGAAGTCGCCTTCTCCGTTCCCACCGGCAATTTCGGCGACGTGTTCGCCGGCTATGTCGCGGCGCAGATGGGCCTGCCGGTCGCGAAGCTGATCGTCGCCACCAATGTCAACGACATCCTCCACCGCGCCCTGGCCGACGGCGATTACAGCCAGGGTCAGGTCGTGCCGACCGCCACGCCCAGCATGGACATTCAGGTCAGCTCGAACTTCGAGCGGCTGCTGTTCGATGCCGGTGGCCGCGATGGGCTGGCGCTGGCGGAGCAGATGCGCGGCTTTGAAGCGAGCAGGGCGATGCGCCTGACCAACGCCCAGCGCGAAGGCGCGGCCCGGCTGTTCAGCTCCGCACGCATCGACGCCGACGGCATGACCATGGCGATGCGCTGGGCCTATGACGCGGCCGGTCAGGTGATCGACCCGCATAGCGCGATCGGTCTGGCGGCGGCCCGCGAGGCCGGCGTCGACGCGTCCATCCCGGTGGTCACGCTGGCGACCGCGCACCCCGCCAAGTTCCGTGACGCGGTCGAGCGCGCGACCGGCACCCGTCCGCCGCTGCCGGCGCGCGTGGGCGACCTGTTCGCCCGCGAGGAAAGCTACGCCAAACTGCCCGGCACGTTCGAGGCGATCACCGCCTATGTCGCCGAGCGCGCGACCCCGCGCGGCTGA
- a CDS encoding SURF1 family protein codes for MTDQPTPARIPLIPTTLVALAVLVMIGLGIWQLQRRAEKEQALALMANNANLPAIAFPKLGADLDHYRFRRSSLVCLDTQFVEMVAGKARNGRTGYRAIMACRTGAEGPGAYVDIGVSPSPSLPEWQGGAVRGVITLKPTSQSIWNRMTGGAVVDEPLLIADAPAQGRLATSPPNIADIPNNHLAYAVQWFLFAGVAIIIYILALRRRNASKPA; via the coding sequence ATGACCGATCAACCCACGCCCGCCCGCATCCCCCTGATCCCGACGACCCTCGTCGCGCTGGCGGTGCTGGTGATGATCGGCCTTGGTATCTGGCAATTGCAACGCCGGGCGGAGAAGGAGCAGGCGCTTGCGCTGATGGCGAACAATGCGAACCTGCCCGCAATCGCCTTCCCTAAGCTGGGCGCGGATCTGGATCATTACCGCTTTCGGCGGTCGAGCCTCGTCTGCCTCGACACGCAATTTGTCGAGATGGTCGCTGGTAAGGCGCGCAATGGGCGGACCGGCTATCGCGCGATTATGGCGTGCCGGACTGGTGCGGAAGGGCCGGGCGCCTATGTCGATATCGGCGTATCGCCATCGCCATCCCTGCCGGAATGGCAAGGCGGCGCTGTTCGGGGCGTCATCACCCTCAAGCCGACGTCGCAGTCGATCTGGAATCGAATGACGGGCGGCGCTGTCGTGGACGAACCTTTGTTGATCGCAGATGCGCCTGCACAGGGTCGTCTTGCAACATCGCCGCCGAACATTGCCGACATCCCCAACAATCATCTCGCCTATGCGGTGCAATGGTTCCTGTTCGCCGGGGTCGCCATCATCATCTATATTCTCGCGCTGCGCCGCCGGAACGCGTCAAAACCCGCCTAA
- a CDS encoding cytochrome c oxidase subunit 3, which yields MAGAKHHDYHILPPSIWPLFGSMSALVMAFGAIMWLHPDAMGPGGGWVFLIGVAGVLFTFFSWWGNVIAEAHAGDHTPVVQLHLRYGMILFIASEVMFFVGWFWAFFDFSLFPSALAPIDGLFPSKGIEVMNAFELPLLNTLILLCSGTTVTWAHHALIHGDRDGLIKGLWCTIILGALFSSIQAYEYAHAPFEFGGSPYSSAFYMATGFHGFHVLVGTIFLIVNLVRAYKGHFTARQHFGFEAAAWYWHFVDVVWLFLFVAVYVWGGWGAPVHGG from the coding sequence ATGGCAGGCGCAAAGCATCACGATTATCACATCCTTCCGCCCAGCATCTGGCCGCTGTTCGGGTCGATGTCCGCTCTGGTCATGGCGTTCGGCGCGATCATGTGGCTGCACCCCGATGCGATGGGGCCGGGTGGCGGCTGGGTTTTCCTGATCGGGGTCGCGGGCGTCCTTTTCACCTTCTTTAGCTGGTGGGGCAATGTCATCGCCGAAGCCCATGCCGGCGATCATACGCCGGTGGTGCAGTTGCATCTGCGCTACGGCATGATCCTGTTCATCGCATCGGAAGTGATGTTCTTCGTCGGCTGGTTCTGGGCCTTTTTCGATTTCTCCCTCTTCCCCAGCGCGCTGGCGCCGATTGACGGGCTGTTCCCGTCCAAGGGCATCGAGGTGATGAACGCCTTCGAACTGCCGCTGCTCAACACGCTGATCCTGCTCTGCTCCGGCACGACCGTCACCTGGGCGCATCATGCGCTGATCCATGGCGACCGGGACGGCCTGATCAAGGGTCTGTGGTGTACGATCATCCTGGGCGCGCTGTTCAGCAGCATCCAGGCCTATGAATATGCCCATGCCCCCTTCGAATTTGGCGGCAGCCCCTATAGCTCGGCCTTCTACATGGCGACCGGCTTCCACGGCTTCCATGTTCTGGTCGGCACGATCTTCCTGATCGTCAACCTGGTCCGCGCCTATAAGGGCCACTTCACCGCGCGCCAGCATTTCGGGTTCGAAGCCGCCGCCTGGTACTGGCATTTCGTCGACGTGGTGTGGCTGTTCCTGTTCGTCGCCGTCTATGTCTGGGGCGGCTGGGGCGCGCCGGTCCATGGCGGCTGA
- a CDS encoding cytochrome c oxidase assembly protein, with product MAQMTQLLPPSPFDRDRRNRRTLVATALVGLSMLALGFASVPLYRIFCEQTGFGGTTQRAEAATQVKVATGHTLSIRFDSNVQPGMPWQFYPEHPTDTVTVGAKDMAIFVAKNMSDRPVTGTASFNVTPTQAGAYFTKIQCFCFTQQTLQPGEEVRMPVLYYVDPKILDDPDNRDTQQITLSYTFYPVEQGKKAS from the coding sequence ATGGCCCAGATGACGCAACTCCTGCCGCCTTCGCCCTTCGACCGCGACCGGCGCAACCGCCGGACGCTGGTGGCGACGGCGCTGGTGGGGCTGTCCATGCTGGCGCTCGGCTTCGCCTCGGTCCCGCTCTATCGCATCTTCTGCGAACAGACCGGCTTTGGCGGCACGACCCAGCGAGCGGAGGCGGCGACGCAGGTGAAGGTCGCGACCGGCCATACCCTGTCGATCCGCTTCGATTCCAACGTCCAGCCGGGAATGCCGTGGCAATTCTATCCCGAACATCCGACCGATACCGTGACCGTCGGCGCGAAGGACATGGCGATCTTCGTCGCGAAGAACATGTCCGACCGGCCCGTCACCGGCACCGCCAGCTTCAACGTCACGCCGACCCAGGCAGGCGCCTATTTCACCAAGATCCAGTGTTTCTGTTTCACCCAGCAGACGCTGCAACCGGGTGAGGAGGTGCGGATGCCGGTCCTCTATTATGTCGACCCCAAAATCCTCGACGACCCGGACAATCGCGACACGCAACAGATAACGCTGAGCTATACCTTCTATCCTGTTGAGCAGGGCAAGAAGGCAAGCTAA
- a CDS encoding heme o synthase, with amino-acid sequence MASSPIMSGVATPTMPAHWRDFVALTKPRVMTLVVFTGLCGLLAAPGHIHPVLAFTAILCIALGAGAAAALNQWWEADIDAKMKRTANRPLPAGRMDRQSALHFGVGLSFFSVLLMGMATNWLAAAVLAVSILFYVLVYTIWLKPRTAQNIVIGGAAGAFPPIIGWAAVTGDIGALPVALFALTFFWTPPHFWSLALFVRPDYAAAGIPMLPVVAGERATRRQIWLYTAIMAAAALAPVLMRLTGLVYGVTALAGTALFALFAFQVYRSRETDPARMSAERRLFKYSILYLFLLFGAVVVDRWLLA; translated from the coding sequence ATGGCCAGTAGCCCGATCATGTCCGGGGTCGCGACCCCCACGATGCCCGCCCATTGGCGCGATTTCGTCGCGCTGACCAAGCCGCGCGTGATGACGCTGGTCGTGTTCACCGGCCTGTGCGGCCTGCTCGCCGCGCCCGGTCATATCCACCCGGTTCTCGCCTTCACCGCGATCCTCTGCATCGCGCTGGGCGCGGGCGCGGCCGCCGCGCTCAACCAGTGGTGGGAAGCCGATATCGACGCGAAGATGAAGCGCACCGCCAACCGGCCGCTGCCCGCCGGCCGCATGGACCGGCAGAGCGCGCTCCATTTCGGCGTCGGCCTGTCCTTTTTCTCGGTCCTGCTGATGGGCATGGCGACCAACTGGCTCGCCGCCGCCGTGCTGGCCGTGTCGATCCTCTTCTATGTCCTGGTCTATACCATCTGGCTCAAGCCCCGCACGGCGCAGAATATCGTCATCGGCGGTGCCGCCGGCGCCTTTCCGCCGATCATCGGCTGGGCGGCGGTGACGGGTGACATCGGCGCGCTGCCGGTGGCGCTGTTCGCGCTGACATTCTTCTGGACGCCGCCGCATTTCTGGTCGCTCGCCCTGTTCGTGCGCCCGGACTATGCCGCCGCCGGCATCCCGATGCTGCCGGTGGTCGCGGGCGAGCGGGCGACCCGCCGCCAGATCTGGCTCTATACCGCGATCATGGCCGCCGCCGCGCTGGCCCCGGTCCTGATGCGGCTGACCGGCCTTGTCTATGGTGTGACGGCGCTGGCCGGCACGGCGCTGTTCGCCCTGTTCGCCTTTCAGGTCTATCGCAGCCGGGAAACCGACCCCGCGCGGATGAGCGCCGAACGGCGCCTGTTCAAATATTCCATCCTCTATCTCTTCCTGCTGTTCGGGGCGGTGGTCGTCGACCGCTGGCTGCTGGCATGA
- the ctaD gene encoding cytochrome c oxidase subunit I, translated as MTTITADHHGDHAHDHHDADHKPAFFQRWFMSTNHKDIGTLYLIFAIIAGIIGGGISGLMRAELAHPGIQYLHLWAQWSDGPSATLDQAYHLWNVLITAHGLIMVFFMVMPAMIGGFGNWFVPIMIGAPDMAFPRMNNISFWLLIPAFALLLGSTFVPGGTGNGAGTGWTVYAPLSTSGSAGPAVDMAILSLHIAGASSILGAINFITTILNMRAPGMTLHKMPLFVWSVLVTAFLLLLALPVLAAAITMLLTDRNFGTTFYDAAGGGDPELYQHLFWFFGHPEVYIMILPGFGIISQIISTFSRKPVFGYLGMAYAMVAIGVVGFVVWAHHMFTTGMSVNVKMYFTAATMVIAVPTGIKIFSWIATIWGGSISFKTPMVWALGFIFLFTVGGVTGVVLANGGVDDVLHDTYYVVAHFHYVLSLGAVFGLFAGFYYWFPKMSGKMYNEFLGHLHFWVFFAGVNLLFFPMHFLGLSGMPRRYPDYPAAFEKWNSVATHGYEIMAFGMVIFFINLIWSLAAGKKAEANPWGEGATTLEWTLSSPPPFHQFETLPVVD; from the coding sequence ATGACCACCATCACCGCGGATCATCACGGCGATCATGCCCATGATCACCACGATGCCGATCACAAGCCGGCCTTTTTCCAGCGCTGGTTCATGTCCACCAATCACAAGGACATCGGCACCCTCTACCTGATCTTCGCCATCATCGCCGGCATCATCGGCGGTGGCATTTCGGGCCTGATGCGCGCCGAACTGGCGCATCCGGGCATCCAGTATCTGCACCTCTGGGCGCAGTGGAGCGATGGTCCGTCCGCCACGCTCGACCAGGCCTATCATCTGTGGAACGTGCTCATCACCGCCCACGGCCTCATCATGGTGTTCTTCATGGTGATGCCCGCGATGATCGGCGGCTTCGGCAACTGGTTCGTGCCGATCATGATCGGCGCGCCGGACATGGCCTTCCCGCGGATGAACAATATCAGCTTCTGGCTGCTCATCCCCGCCTTCGCCCTGCTGCTCGGCTCGACCTTCGTGCCCGGCGGCACGGGCAATGGCGCGGGCACCGGCTGGACCGTCTACGCCCCGCTCTCGACCAGCGGTTCGGCCGGCCCGGCCGTCGACATGGCGATCCTGTCGCTGCATATCGCGGGCGCCAGCTCGATCCTGGGCGCGATCAACTTCATCACCACCATCCTCAACATGCGCGCGCCGGGCATGACCCTGCATAAAATGCCGCTGTTCGTCTGGTCGGTGCTGGTCACCGCCTTCCTGCTGCTGCTCGCGCTGCCGGTTCTGGCCGCCGCGATCACCATGCTGCTGACCGACCGCAATTTCGGCACCACCTTCTATGATGCCGCCGGCGGTGGCGACCCCGAACTCTACCAGCATCTCTTCTGGTTCTTCGGCCATCCCGAAGTCTATATCATGATCCTGCCGGGCTTCGGCATCATCAGCCAGATCATCTCGACCTTCAGCCGCAAGCCGGTGTTCGGCTATCTCGGCATGGCCTATGCCATGGTCGCGATCGGCGTGGTCGGCTTCGTCGTCTGGGCGCACCATATGTTCACCACCGGCATGTCGGTGAATGTGAAGATGTATTTCACCGCCGCCACGATGGTGATCGCCGTGCCGACGGGCATCAAGATCTTCTCGTGGATCGCGACCATCTGGGGTGGCTCGATCAGCTTCAAGACTCCCATGGTCTGGGCGCTGGGCTTCATCTTCCTGTTCACCGTGGGCGGCGTGACCGGCGTGGTGCTGGCCAATGGCGGCGTCGACGACGTGCTGCACGACACTTATTATGTCGTCGCGCACTTCCACTACGTCCTTTCGCTGGGCGCGGTGTTCGGCCTGTTCGCCGGCTTCTACTACTGGTTCCCGAAAATGTCGGGGAAGATGTATAACGAGTTTCTCGGCCACCTGCATTTCTGGGTGTTCTTCGCCGGCGTGAACCTGCTGTTCTTCCCGATGCACTTTCTGGGCCTGTCGGGTATGCCGCGTCGCTATCCCGACTATCCGGCCGCGTTCGAAAAGTGGAACTCGGTCGCCACCCATGGCTATGAGATCATGGCCTTCGGCATGGTCATCTTCTTCATCAACCTGATCTGGTCGCTGGCGGCCGGCAAGAAGGCGGAAGCCAATCCCTGGGGCGAAGGCGCGACCACGCTGGAATGGACATTGTCCAGCCCGCCGCCCTTCCACCAGTTCGAGACGCTGCCCGTCGTCGACTGA
- the coxB gene encoding cytochrome c oxidase subunit II gives MKKVKSLVLAGLLAFAPALGLNGSALAQDNSVAAAPAAENAAAPAESAANATAPVAAAAPAAPKVAAPPRMKPTEGIGMPRPGEITLQEQFSPTGHTARWLHDVLLLPIITIISIFVLGLMLWVMWRYRRSANPVPSKTSHNTLIEVIWTVVPVVILLLIAVPSISLLADQYKPAPKDAVVVKVTGYQWYWGYEYPDNAIPEFVSNLLPEDKAKENGEPYLLAPDNRLVLPAGRPIKLIITGADVIHAFAVPSLWLKMDAVPGRLNEKSVFIEKPGVYYGQCSELCGARHGFMPIAIEALPPEQFDQWVLSQGGSLKGAAEKTAEAAPAAPAAVTKKI, from the coding sequence ATGAAAAAGGTGAAATCGCTCGTTCTTGCCGGGTTGTTGGCCTTTGCGCCCGCCCTTGGCCTGAACGGATCGGCACTCGCGCAGGACAATAGTGTCGCTGCCGCACCTGCGGCGGAAAATGCGGCGGCGCCTGCCGAATCGGCCGCCAACGCCACCGCGCCTGTTGCAGCCGCGGCCCCCGCCGCGCCCAAGGTCGCCGCGCCGCCGCGGATGAAGCCGACCGAAGGTATCGGTATGCCCCGGCCGGGCGAAATCACGTTGCAGGAACAGTTCAGCCCGACCGGCCACACCGCCCGCTGGCTGCATGACGTGCTGCTGCTGCCGATCATCACGATCATCTCCATCTTCGTGCTGGGCCTGATGCTCTGGGTGATGTGGCGCTATCGCCGCAGCGCCAATCCGGTGCCGTCCAAGACATCGCACAACACGCTGATCGAAGTGATCTGGACCGTGGTGCCGGTCGTCATCCTGCTGCTCATCGCCGTGCCCTCGATCAGCCTGCTGGCCGACCAGTATAAGCCTGCGCCCAAGGACGCGGTCGTGGTCAAGGTCACGGGCTATCAATGGTATTGGGGATATGAATATCCGGACAATGCGATCCCGGAATTCGTTTCCAACCTGCTGCCGGAGGACAAGGCGAAGGAAAATGGCGAGCCTTATCTGCTCGCGCCCGACAATCGTCTGGTTCTGCCGGCGGGTCGCCCGATCAAGCTGATCATCACCGGCGCCGATGTCATCCACGCCTTCGCCGTGCCGTCGCTCTGGCTCAAGATGGACGCCGTTCCCGGCCGCCTGAATGAAAAGAGCGTCTTTATCGAAAAGCCCGGCGTCTATTATGGCCAATGTTCCGAACTGTGCGGCGCGCGCCACGGCTTCATGCCGATCGCGATCGAGGCGCTGCCGCCCGAACAGTTCGACCAGTGGGTGCTGTCGCAGGGCGGCAGCCTGAAGGGCGCGGCGGAAAAGACGGCTGAAGCCGCACCGGCCGCCCCCGCCGCTGTGACCAAGAAAATCTGA
- the pyrE gene encoding orotate phosphoribosyltransferase: MNDEEVLAEFRAAGALLEGHFILSSGRRSANYLQCARVLMNAERAGKLARATVQKLPRELRQEIDLVVSPAMGGLIIGHEIGRALDKDAVFLERPEGFFELRRGFTITPGQKVLMVEDVVTTGLSSRQAIEAVEKEGGIVVAEAALVDRSAGEVDLGVPFYPLVSINFPVYDEDAVPADLAAVPAIKPGSRKQ; this comes from the coding sequence ATGAACGACGAGGAAGTATTGGCGGAATTCCGGGCGGCAGGGGCGCTGCTCGAAGGACATTTCATTCTGTCGTCGGGCCGCCGCAGCGCCAATTACCTGCAATGCGCGCGCGTGCTGATGAACGCCGAACGCGCCGGCAAGCTGGCCCGCGCCACAGTGCAGAAGCTGCCCCGCGAATTGCGGCAGGAAATCGATCTGGTGGTGTCGCCGGCCATGGGCGGCCTCATCATCGGCCATGAAATCGGCCGCGCGCTGGACAAGGACGCGGTGTTTCTGGAACGGCCGGAGGGCTTTTTCGAGCTGCGTCGCGGCTTCACCATCACGCCGGGGCAGAAGGTGCTGATGGTCGAGGATGTCGTGACCACCGGCCTGTCGTCGCGTCAGGCGATCGAGGCGGTCGAGAAGGAAGGCGGCATCGTCGTCGCCGAAGCGGCGCTGGTCGACCGCTCGGCCGGCGAGGTCGATCTGGGCGTTCCCTTCTACCCGCTCGTGTCGATCAACTTCCCGGTCTATGACGAGGACGCCGTGCCGGCAGACCTGGCGGCGGTGCCCGCGATCAAGCCCGGCAGCCGGAAGCAGTAA